The Acinetobacter defluvii genome includes a region encoding these proteins:
- a CDS encoding SDR family oxidoreductase: MSQGNTSAPILVTGATGYIASWVIQKLLEQGYTVHATVRNLDKKQSFAHLEKIADKTSGTLKLFKANLLENGSFDEAMQGCKVVLHMASPFVVTNFKDAVKDIIEPAILGTENVLHSVNKTESVKRVVVTSSIASTYGDAIDILKTENNQFDESNWNTTSSSTHQPYPYSKVMAERKAWEMAEAQDRWSLVCVNPALVLGPSLTVNTQSGSVEVLEQFANGMTLLGVPPMWNGIVDVRDVADAHILAAFNENASGRYIISGGSLNLLEMGKILRQHFGQKFPFPRNQVPKKAFKLIGPLFGYSKKFIEKNMGYPIYFNADKSKKELGISYRPIATSLVEHFQQLLDDGVVKKYI; the protein is encoded by the coding sequence ATGTCTCAGGGAAATACATCAGCACCAATCCTCGTTACAGGCGCAACAGGTTATATTGCCAGTTGGGTCATTCAAAAATTACTTGAACAAGGTTATACCGTACATGCCACAGTACGTAATCTGGATAAAAAACAAAGTTTTGCACATTTAGAAAAAATTGCTGACAAAACCTCAGGAACTTTAAAATTATTTAAAGCCAATCTCCTAGAAAATGGTTCTTTTGATGAAGCCATGCAAGGCTGTAAAGTCGTTTTGCACATGGCTTCGCCTTTTGTGGTAACAAACTTCAAAGATGCTGTCAAAGATATTATTGAACCTGCGATTTTAGGGACTGAGAATGTTCTGCATAGTGTTAATAAAACTGAGTCAGTCAAACGTGTTGTCGTAACTTCAAGTATCGCCTCAACTTATGGCGATGCAATTGATATTTTAAAAACTGAAAATAATCAATTTGACGAATCCAATTGGAATACTACTAGTTCAAGCACACATCAGCCTTATCCATATTCTAAAGTCATGGCTGAACGCAAAGCTTGGGAAATGGCTGAAGCACAAGATCGTTGGTCTTTGGTCTGTGTCAATCCAGCTTTGGTTCTTGGTCCATCACTTACGGTAAATACTCAATCAGGTAGTGTTGAAGTTCTTGAACAGTTTGCCAATGGAATGACGCTGCTTGGTGTACCGCCAATGTGGAATGGCATTGTTGATGTTCGTGATGTGGCTGATGCGCATATTTTAGCAGCATTTAATGAAAATGCTTCTGGTCGCTATATTATTTCAGGTGGTTCACTGAACTTATTGGAAATGGGGAAAATTTTACGTCAACATTTCGGACAAAAATTTCCCTTCCCACGTAATCAGGTGCCTAAAAAAGCGTTTAAATTGATTGGTCCTCTCTTTGGTTATTCAAAGAAATTTATTGAAAAAAATATGGGTTATCCAATTTATTTTAATGCCGATAAAAGCAAAAAAGAACTTGGCATAAGCTATCGCCCTATTGCTACCAGTCTTGTTGAGCATTTCCAACAATTACTTGATGATGGTGTGGTGAAAAAATATATTTAA
- a CDS encoding sulfite exporter TauE/SafE family protein yields the protein MELIIYLGIGAIAGFAAGLFGVGGGLIIVPILYVVFTQMGYDPAVIMHLALGTSLATIIVTSISSLMAHHKNGAVLWNVVKNLAPGLVLGSFLGAGIAGILSGANLQLIIGLFAIWVAYKMFKGANAKVDEAKQLPSTSMQMLAGGGIGIASAIFGIGGGSLTVPYLNKNGVVMQKAVGTSAACGLPIAIAGALGFMFFGAKAQINVPNTLGFVHLYAFIGISIMSFITAKLGAKVAHALSPAMLKKCFACLLTTIGLFFIFKGVSAFF from the coding sequence ATGGAGTTAATCATATATCTAGGGATTGGTGCAATCGCTGGTTTCGCTGCTGGACTATTTGGTGTGGGTGGTGGCTTAATTATTGTACCAATTCTATATGTGGTTTTTACCCAAATGGGCTATGACCCTGCGGTGATTATGCACCTTGCTTTAGGGACTTCACTTGCCACCATTATCGTAACGTCGATTAGCTCATTGATGGCACATCATAAAAATGGTGCAGTACTGTGGAATGTTGTTAAAAATCTTGCACCTGGTTTGGTGTTAGGTTCATTTTTAGGGGCTGGTATTGCAGGTATTTTGTCAGGTGCAAACTTGCAATTGATCATTGGGCTATTTGCGATCTGGGTGGCTTATAAAATGTTTAAAGGTGCAAACGCTAAAGTCGATGAAGCTAAACAACTTCCTTCTACATCCATGCAAATGCTTGCAGGCGGAGGGATCGGTATTGCTTCTGCGATTTTTGGGATTGGTGGTGGTAGTTTGACTGTACCGTATTTAAATAAAAATGGGGTAGTGATGCAAAAAGCTGTTGGGACTTCAGCAGCATGTGGTTTACCGATTGCAATTGCAGGGGCTTTAGGTTTTATGTTTTTTGGTGCGAAAGCGCAAATCAATGTCCCAAATACCCTTGGTTTTGTGCATCTTTATGCATTTATTGGCATCAGTATTATGAGCTTTATCACTGCAAAATTGGGTGCAAAAGTTGCGCATGCACTTTCACCTGCGATGTTGAAAAAGTGTTTTGCATGTTTACTTACAACCATTGGTTTGTTCTTTATTTTTAAAGGTGTTTCCGCTTTTTTCTAA
- a CDS encoding type III pantothenate kinase, which yields MNRLNEKKLWLDIGNTRLKYWVTEADHIVEHVAELHLQSPADLLLGLIQHFKNLDIARVGISSVQDKKNNQRIAKILKLLDVPVSFAKVHTEYAGLQCGYDDPTQLGIDRWLQVLAVANAEDNLCVISCGTALTIDLTHGKQHLGGYIVPNLYLQRDSLIQNTKGIKIPDAAFEELSPGRNTIDAVHHGIFLGLLSTIQHVLKQSPRKLILTGGDAPLFAQFLEEYAPHIEPDLLLKGLQIYIEHQA from the coding sequence ATGAATAGGTTAAATGAAAAAAAATTATGGCTTGATATTGGCAATACCCGTTTAAAATATTGGGTCACAGAAGCAGATCATATTGTAGAACATGTGGCAGAGTTGCATTTACAATCTCCTGCTGATCTACTTTTAGGTTTAATTCAACACTTTAAAAATTTAGACATTGCCCGAGTCGGTATTTCTTCCGTACAAGATAAGAAAAATAACCAACGCATTGCGAAAATTTTAAAGTTACTTGATGTCCCTGTATCTTTTGCCAAAGTACATACTGAATATGCAGGGTTACAATGTGGTTATGATGATCCAACACAGCTCGGGATCGACCGTTGGCTGCAAGTTTTAGCAGTTGCCAATGCCGAAGATAATCTTTGTGTAATCAGTTGTGGTACAGCGCTAACTATTGATCTTACACATGGTAAGCAGCACTTGGGCGGCTATATCGTACCAAATCTTTACTTACAACGGGATTCACTGATTCAAAACACCAAAGGTATTAAAATTCCTGATGCTGCTTTTGAAGAACTCAGTCCAGGACGGAATACCATCGATGCTGTACATCATGGTATTTTTTTAGGTCTGCTCAGCACTATTCAGCATGTACTTAAACAATCTCCACGTAAACTCATTTTAACAGGGGGTGATGCGCCATTATTTGCCCAGTTTCTTGAAGAGTATGCGCCACATATCGAACCTGACCTACTGCTCAAAGGCTTACAAATTTATATTGAGCATCAGGCTTAA
- the ligA gene encoding NAD-dependent DNA ligase LigA, whose product MDKTAVISQMRQLIQILAKHNHAYYVMDQPNIADSEYDQLFHQLKALEEQYPDLVQADTPTLRVGGKALSKFESITHTVPMLSLGNVFNQDELFAFARRIEERLPNQAIQYDVELKFDGLAISLWYENGVLVRGVTRGDGETGEVITHNVKTIRNLPKVLSSANAEIPHLLEVRGEVLMPKAGFEKLNAENEAKGEKTFANPRNAAAGSLRQLDPNIAASRPLAFYAYGIAQCEPHHGLTRMSESLEWLSQFGFAIGEQHFVCNNIQEVQEKYDQINQLRASLSVEIDGMVIKVDSLKQQQQLGFLSREPRWATAYKFPAVAALTTIENIDWQVGRTGTLTPVARLNPVAVGGVTVSNVTLHNIGEIHRLDVRIGDTVSVYRSGDVIPKVEKVWLEFRPDNLVEVTLPESCPVCASPVVMPEGEALARCSGGLYCAAQRIEAIRHFVSRKAMDIEGLGDRWVESLLHLDLLKDVADIYHLHEHREKLLSIEKMGEKSVQNLFDAIENSKKTTLAAFIYALGIRGVGENTSRMLAQTFQTFEALRQADVEALKKTPDVGDITAEWIADFFQAPHNLEVIDRLLAAGIHWDAPIAPTRQPLNGESWVITGTLSQMGREQATQMLQALGARVSGSISSKTKCLVAGEKAGSKLEKAEKAGVQVMSEAEFLVFMAEHGQTVAAS is encoded by the coding sequence ATGGATAAAACTGCCGTAATTTCTCAGATGCGTCAATTGATCCAAATCTTGGCAAAACACAACCATGCTTACTATGTCATGGATCAACCAAATATTGCTGACAGTGAATATGATCAACTCTTTCATCAGCTTAAAGCATTGGAAGAACAGTATCCAGATTTGGTTCAGGCGGATACCCCAACTCTTAGAGTAGGGGGCAAAGCCTTATCAAAATTTGAAAGTATTACCCATACTGTACCGATGCTGTCTTTGGGAAATGTGTTTAATCAAGATGAATTATTTGCTTTTGCAAGACGTATCGAAGAACGCTTGCCCAACCAAGCAATTCAATATGATGTTGAGCTTAAATTTGATGGTTTAGCCATTTCATTGTGGTATGAAAATGGGGTGTTGGTTCGTGGTGTGACACGGGGCGATGGTGAAACAGGTGAAGTCATTACCCATAATGTCAAAACTATTCGTAACTTACCGAAAGTACTCAGCTCTGCTAATGCTGAAATTCCACATTTGCTGGAAGTACGTGGGGAAGTATTGATGCCAAAAGCTGGGTTTGAAAAGCTTAATGCTGAAAATGAAGCCAAAGGTGAAAAAACTTTTGCTAATCCACGTAATGCCGCAGCAGGTAGCTTGCGTCAACTTGATCCAAATATTGCTGCTTCACGTCCATTGGCTTTCTATGCGTACGGTATCGCACAGTGCGAACCGCATCATGGCTTAACCAGAATGTCTGAAAGTTTGGAATGGTTGAGTCAGTTTGGTTTTGCCATTGGTGAGCAGCATTTTGTGTGCAACAACATCCAAGAAGTACAAGAAAAATACGATCAAATTAATCAATTGCGTGCAAGTTTATCTGTTGAAATTGATGGTATGGTGATCAAAGTTGATTCACTCAAACAGCAGCAGCAATTAGGTTTTTTAAGTCGTGAGCCACGTTGGGCAACGGCTTATAAATTCCCTGCAGTTGCTGCCTTAACCACCATTGAAAATATTGATTGGCAAGTGGGACGTACAGGAACTTTAACGCCTGTGGCTCGTTTAAATCCTGTGGCAGTCGGTGGTGTAACGGTTTCTAATGTGACCTTGCATAATATTGGAGAAATTCATCGTTTGGATGTACGCATTGGCGATACTGTCAGTGTATATCGTAGTGGTGATGTGATTCCTAAAGTTGAAAAAGTATGGTTGGAGTTTCGTCCAGATAACCTTGTTGAAGTAACTTTACCTGAAAGCTGTCCTGTCTGTGCTTCGCCTGTGGTGATGCCTGAAGGAGAGGCTTTGGCACGTTGTTCGGGTGGTTTGTATTGTGCAGCGCAGCGTATTGAAGCGATTCGTCACTTTGTTTCTCGTAAAGCGATGGATATTGAAGGCTTAGGTGATCGTTGGGTGGAGTCTTTGCTACATTTGGATTTACTCAAAGATGTGGCTGATATTTACCATTTGCATGAACATCGTGAAAAGTTGTTAAGCATTGAAAAAATGGGTGAAAAATCTGTTCAAAATTTATTTGATGCGATTGAAAATAGTAAGAAGACCACTTTAGCTGCATTTATCTATGCACTTGGTATCCGAGGAGTAGGAGAAAACACCTCAAGAATGCTGGCACAAACTTTCCAAACTTTTGAGGCGCTGCGTCAAGCTGATGTAGAGGCATTAAAGAAAACCCCTGATGTCGGTGACATTACAGCAGAATGGATCGCTGATTTCTTTCAAGCACCGCATAATCTTGAGGTCATTGACCGTTTATTGGCAGCAGGTATTCATTGGGATGCACCTATCGCACCCACACGTCAGCCTTTAAATGGTGAAAGTTGGGTGATTACGGGTACGCTCAGTCAAATGGGGCGTGAACAAGCGACGCAAATGCTGCAAGCTTTAGGTGCACGAGTGAGTGGCAGTATTTCAAGTAAAACCAAATGTTTGGTCGCAGGTGAAAAAGCTGGTTCTAAACTCGAGAAGGCAGAAAAAGCAGGTGTGCAAGTCATGAGCGAAGCTGAGTTTTTGGTTTTTATGGCAGAACATGGGCAAACAGTTGCTGCATCCTAG
- a CDS encoding cell division protein ZipA C-terminal FtsZ-binding domain-containing protein produces MEITTIVGIVVAVMIILIGLRMVLRKSDDAAPSLESELHINSESNQPVIPRHVRDQLQADPAKETARVEPDLHNLDAAPVTEVAKVIDKEETVTTPVTASETHSDSLENKTTEVEKQSTVEIVTAEKANDAEHTIESNLNAEQTETAEITALKTEEFSLNPNIETAEIKDFDEESSILDVHLHEQQRFDDESSLANAESIIALNVYPNPRKALSGDKTLKVLLKYGLRFGELSCFHRYDNIDEPSPLMFSVLRITDEGPAGFDLETLSTEQVKGLAFFLALPHSNVQKGFDTMASIAGLIAREVDGTVYDENNLEFTPQLKEHWRHKAIDYRSKQEA; encoded by the coding sequence ATGGAAATCACCACAATCGTTGGGATTGTTGTTGCAGTCATGATTATTCTTATTGGTCTAAGAATGGTTTTACGCAAATCAGATGATGCAGCACCTTCTTTAGAATCAGAGTTACACATTAACTCAGAAAGTAATCAGCCTGTTATTCCTCGTCATGTTCGTGATCAACTCCAAGCCGATCCTGCAAAAGAAACTGCGCGAGTTGAACCAGACTTACATAATTTAGATGCAGCCCCCGTTACTGAAGTTGCTAAAGTGATAGACAAAGAAGAAACAGTGACTACACCAGTGACAGCATCTGAAACCCATTCAGATAGCCTTGAAAATAAAACTACGGAAGTTGAAAAACAATCTACGGTTGAGATCGTAACGGCTGAAAAAGCGAATGATGCTGAACATACGATAGAAAGTAATCTAAACGCAGAACAAACAGAAACTGCGGAAATCACAGCGCTTAAGACAGAAGAGTTTAGTTTAAATCCAAATATTGAAACGGCTGAAATCAAAGACTTTGATGAAGAAAGCAGTATTTTAGATGTGCATTTACATGAACAACAACGTTTTGATGATGAAAGCAGTTTAGCCAATGCAGAAAGCATCATTGCTTTGAATGTTTATCCCAACCCACGTAAAGCATTGTCTGGTGATAAAACCTTAAAAGTTTTACTTAAATACGGCTTACGTTTTGGTGAGCTTTCATGTTTCCATCGTTATGACAATATTGATGAGCCAAGTCCGTTGATGTTTTCTGTGTTACGCATTACTGACGAAGGTCCAGCAGGTTTTGATCTTGAAACGTTGTCAACTGAACAAGTCAAAGGTTTAGCATTTTTCTTAGCGTTGCCACATAGCAATGTACAAAAAGGTTTTGATACCATGGCAAGTATTGCAGGTTTAATCGCTCGTGAAGTGGATGGCACAGTGTATGATGAAAATAACCTAGAATTCACGCCACAGTTAAAAGAGCATTGGCGTCACAAAGCCATTGACTACCGTTCTAAACAAGAAGCTTAA
- the smc gene encoding chromosome segregation protein SMC → MRLSSLKLSGFKSFADSATLQFKANRTAVVGPNGCGKSNVIDAIRWVMGESSARQLRGGSMQDVIFTGTSKRKPVGMASVELRFENTYGKLGGAYNAYTELAVRRQVNRDGKSEYFLNGTKCRRRDITDIFLGTGLGPRSYAIIEQGMINRLVDAKPEEMRIFIEEAAGVSRYQARRKETLQHLEHTTQNLERLEDISSELQSQLKTLKRQSESAVQYKTLETQIRTLKVEILSFQCEQSSRLQEQYAVEMNELGEHFKLVRSDMSTLEHDLAATSELFQRLIQQSSPLQQEWQQAEKKLSELKMTLEQKQSLFQQNSEMVGQLEQQKAQTKERIQLLELQLDTLFSQVDEQSQTLQTLESETQLSQQSSTDLKAQQAEAQKQFELIKTQVEKQQQQKAQMQAQIEHLTKNISRLEQQKDTLKQQAAQIQKQFQSEDLSQLEHDKNLIQVKIVELENAISIAKTESEQQQEQYNQQKTICAQLKSEIQVLQSEQKNLNQLMAKSTVKADAKAVQLMQVLQLNAQGKQHANLIEKFLAKWLSAHVINEQTNFVESIARQFKTSDSKDRIQLDLLPCLADWIESPQNSLWTQVAITKSLAEALKMQTQLNIGQSILSLDGYHVGQDWVIGLFYDEASQAAQGALSHRIRLEEIEQKLTELQPQLTAAEVLLPQVQQQIAALKTQLQQQQEQLQSQQKQLQNLDVVIAKQQSASQAFDLQKLQLNHQLQQLDEQLEEDAMQKDDLDIDLHALNFKLEENLPEYKTWQARLDELNEQLEAQQQAALTKQQNLEATRRILEQNKQQTELLEKDLNFSKVQYQQILAQMEQSKKFVDPIQLELPSLQSQYTEQSQLTEKLQKTWADWQVELNSVQSKQQNLNEMRHLHQQNDEKLRTQLEEKRLAWQVAKSDLQHYSEQLNALNVKVKQGLSIDLVSHQQNLDKAQRQFEKLGAVNLAASEEYLEVSQRYEELSHQMQDLENTVEQLKNAMKSIDQETKKLFMTTFDRVNTELKDLFPKVFNGGEASLSLEDDWQSGVKLMARPPGKRNSSLALLSGGEKALTALALVFSIFRLNPAPFCVLDEVDAPLDDANVGRFCNLVKELSEQVQFIYITHNKVAMTMATDLLGVTMPEPGTSKLVTVNLKEAKEYGLAAES, encoded by the coding sequence ATGCGTTTAAGCAGCTTAAAACTTTCAGGCTTCAAATCTTTTGCTGATAGTGCAACATTACAATTCAAAGCGAACCGTACCGCGGTCGTGGGTCCCAATGGTTGTGGTAAATCTAATGTGATTGATGCCATCCGTTGGGTCATGGGCGAGTCAAGCGCGCGCCAACTGCGGGGTGGCAGTATGCAAGATGTCATTTTTACAGGAACGAGCAAACGTAAACCTGTAGGGATGGCAAGTGTAGAGCTACGTTTTGAAAATACTTATGGCAAGCTCGGTGGCGCATACAATGCTTATACTGAATTAGCCGTTCGTCGCCAAGTCAACCGAGATGGCAAATCTGAATATTTTCTGAATGGTACCAAGTGTCGCCGTCGTGATATTACTGATATTTTCTTGGGGACTGGTCTAGGTCCGCGTTCATATGCGATTATTGAACAAGGGATGATTAACCGTTTGGTGGATGCCAAACCTGAAGAAATGCGCATCTTTATTGAAGAAGCCGCTGGGGTATCTCGTTATCAAGCCCGCCGCAAAGAAACCCTGCAACATCTAGAACATACCACGCAGAACTTAGAACGTTTAGAAGATATTTCCAGCGAATTACAATCACAACTGAAAACATTAAAACGTCAGTCTGAATCTGCGGTACAGTATAAAACTTTAGAAACGCAAATTCGCACTTTAAAAGTTGAAATTTTGTCGTTCCAATGCGAACAAAGTTCACGTTTACAAGAACAATATGCTGTAGAAATGAATGAATTGGGTGAACATTTTAAGCTCGTTCGTTCAGATATGAGTACTTTAGAACATGATTTAGCTGCCACCAGTGAGCTATTCCAACGTTTGATTCAGCAGTCCTCACCTTTGCAACAAGAATGGCAACAGGCTGAGAAAAAGTTGTCTGAATTAAAAATGACGTTGGAACAGAAACAGAGTTTATTCCAACAAAACTCGGAAATGGTGGGGCAATTAGAGCAGCAAAAAGCCCAAACCAAAGAACGTATTCAATTGCTTGAATTACAACTAGATACTTTATTTAGTCAAGTCGATGAACAAAGCCAAACTTTACAAACATTAGAGTCAGAAACGCAGCTCAGTCAGCAAAGTAGTACAGACTTAAAAGCACAACAAGCTGAAGCACAGAAACAATTTGAGCTAATCAAAACTCAAGTTGAAAAGCAGCAACAGCAAAAAGCACAAATGCAAGCCCAGATTGAGCATTTAACGAAAAATATCAGTCGCCTTGAGCAGCAAAAAGATACGCTGAAACAACAAGCGGCACAGATACAAAAACAATTTCAAAGTGAAGATTTAAGCCAACTTGAGCACGATAAAAATCTGATCCAAGTGAAAATCGTTGAATTGGAAAATGCGATTTCGATAGCAAAAACTGAGTCAGAACAGCAGCAAGAGCAATACAATCAACAAAAAACCATCTGTGCACAGCTCAAATCTGAAATTCAGGTTTTACAATCGGAACAGAAAAATCTCAATCAACTGATGGCAAAAAGCACAGTAAAAGCAGATGCGAAAGCTGTGCAATTGATGCAGGTTTTACAGTTGAATGCCCAAGGTAAACAACATGCAAATCTTATAGAAAAGTTTTTAGCAAAATGGTTGTCTGCCCATGTGATTAATGAGCAAACTAATTTTGTAGAGAGTATTGCACGTCAGTTTAAGACATCAGACTCTAAAGATCGTATTCAACTTGATTTATTGCCATGTTTAGCCGATTGGATCGAGTCTCCGCAAAACTCATTGTGGACACAAGTGGCGATTACCAAGAGTTTAGCTGAAGCTTTGAAGATGCAAACTCAATTAAACATTGGGCAAAGTATTCTGAGTCTTGATGGTTATCATGTGGGGCAAGATTGGGTGATTGGACTGTTCTATGATGAAGCCAGTCAGGCTGCACAAGGTGCACTCAGTCATCGTATTCGTTTAGAGGAAATTGAGCAAAAACTTACTGAATTACAACCGCAGTTGACGGCTGCAGAAGTATTATTACCTCAAGTACAACAACAGATTGCTGCGTTAAAAACACAATTACAACAGCAACAAGAGCAACTACAATCACAGCAAAAACAATTGCAAAATCTTGATGTGGTGATTGCTAAACAACAAAGTGCATCCCAAGCTTTTGATTTGCAAAAACTACAGCTTAATCATCAATTACAGCAGTTGGATGAGCAGCTTGAAGAAGATGCCATGCAAAAAGATGATTTGGACATTGATTTGCATGCATTGAACTTTAAGTTAGAGGAAAATTTACCAGAATATAAAACATGGCAAGCTCGACTGGATGAGTTAAATGAACAACTCGAAGCACAGCAACAAGCAGCACTGACTAAACAACAAAACTTAGAGGCGACACGCCGTATATTAGAACAAAATAAACAACAGACGGAACTTTTGGAAAAAGATCTAAATTTTTCGAAAGTACAATATCAGCAAATTTTGGCACAAATGGAACAGTCGAAGAAATTTGTTGATCCGATACAACTTGAATTGCCGAGTCTACAAAGCCAATATACTGAACAATCACAACTGACTGAGAAGTTGCAAAAAACGTGGGCAGACTGGCAAGTTGAACTGAATAGTGTGCAGTCCAAGCAGCAAAATCTCAATGAAATGCGTCATTTGCATCAGCAAAATGATGAAAAATTACGTACGCAGCTAGAAGAAAAACGCTTAGCTTGGCAAGTAGCAAAGTCTGATTTGCAACATTATTCAGAGCAGCTTAATGCTTTAAATGTCAAAGTCAAACAAGGTTTAAGCATTGATTTGGTCAGTCATCAACAAAACTTAGACAAGGCACAACGGCAGTTTGAAAAGTTAGGTGCTGTGAATTTGGCAGCGTCAGAAGAATATTTAGAAGTATCGCAGCGTTATGAAGAACTCAGCCATCAAATGCAAGACTTGGAAAATACTGTTGAGCAACTGAAAAATGCCATGAAAAGTATTGACCAAGAAACCAAGAAACTCTTCATGACGACCTTTGATCGGGTCAATACTGAACTGAAAGATTTGTTTCCGAAAGTATTTAATGGTGGTGAAGCCAGTTTAAGTCTTGAAGATGACTGGCAATCGGGTGTTAAATTGATGGCGCGTCCACCAGGGAAACGTAACAGTTCATTGGCATTGTTGTCAGGAGGCGAAAAAGCACTTACGGCGTTGGCATTGGTGTTTTCTATTTTTAGATTAAATCCCGCACCTTTTTGTGTATTGGATGAAGTTGATGCACCATTAGATGATGCCAATGTAGGAAGATTTTGTAATTTGGTAAAAGAGCTTTCTGAACAAGTACAATTCATTTACATTACGCATAATAAAGTTGCAATGACGATGGCAACCGATTTGCTGGGTGTGACGATGCCCGAACCGGGAACATCAAAACTCGTCACTGTAAATTTGAAAGAGGCAAAAGAATACGGTTTAGCCGCGGAGTCGTAG
- a CDS encoding biotin--[acetyl-CoA-carboxylase] ligase, giving the protein MDLETRHLRQLLTNAQQLPEILLLKHSTTSTNDDVRDIAQKGIKTILVCSEIQTQGRGQHQREWVSPIGNIYLSTLLQTQTTIDGRLALEIALNILQMPSLRNLNNLQIKWPNDLYSTQGKWGGILVEPISPNEAIVGVGINLLPLPQEQIDQQATSVVQLGVEFPNRIQMISELYLAIQQAGQWFEHGCYNLASRFNHYAAFMDKNVHFEQIKGNVEGIFKGICDDGSVNLQTPQGLLNVYQGRLRLAEQDQA; this is encoded by the coding sequence ATGGATTTAGAAACTCGCCATTTACGTCAGTTATTGACCAACGCACAACAGCTGCCTGAAATTTTGCTCTTAAAACATAGCACCACATCGACCAATGACGATGTTCGTGACATTGCTCAAAAAGGCATTAAAACGATATTAGTCTGTAGTGAAATACAAACTCAAGGTCGAGGACAGCATCAACGTGAATGGGTTTCTCCCATCGGCAATATTTATTTAAGCACATTGTTACAAACCCAAACAACAATAGATGGGCGTTTGGCTTTAGAAATTGCATTAAATATTTTACAAATGCCAAGCCTTAGAAACTTAAATAATTTACAAATCAAATGGCCTAACGACTTATATAGCACACAAGGCAAATGGGGCGGTATTTTGGTTGAACCAATTTCCCCAAATGAAGCCATTGTCGGTGTAGGAATTAACTTACTGCCTTTACCCCAAGAACAAATCGACCAACAAGCGACCTCAGTCGTACAACTGGGTGTGGAATTTCCTAATCGTATCCAAATGATCAGTGAGTTGTATCTTGCTATTCAACAGGCTGGACAATGGTTTGAACACGGTTGCTATAACCTTGCCTCACGTTTTAATCATTATGCTGCTTTCATGGACAAAAATGTTCATTTTGAACAGATTAAAGGCAATGTAGAAGGTATTTTTAAAGGCATTTGTGATGATGGTTCAGTTAACCTGCAAACCCCTCAAGGCTTACTTAATGTCTACCAAGGACGTTTACGTTTAGCGGAGCAAGATCAAGCATGA
- a CDS encoding GntR family transcriptional regulator yields MHLEEVESLSEQIAKHISEQIISGELVEGERIQELRIAKELDVSRGSVREALLLLERTHLIEIYPRRGAIVSEMSPQQVRALFDTSSLFLGQIVQRISETWRNHEAEGLQKLMQQLNEHVKNSNTEKFYDSIFQYLAEQQDMVGNPYLMKFYKELLPSLRRSYFLTLNTSRRELQEALELIKLVIDAILIRKSQQATLFMEDFCRHLRNLVLESLTRMKQIELAWARRSRR; encoded by the coding sequence ATGCATTTGGAAGAAGTCGAAAGCCTTTCAGAGCAAATCGCCAAACATATCAGTGAACAAATTATCAGTGGTGAGTTGGTCGAAGGGGAACGTATACAAGAATTACGCATTGCTAAAGAACTTGACGTGAGCCGTGGCTCAGTACGAGAAGCATTATTGTTGCTAGAGCGTACGCATTTAATCGAAATTTACCCAAGGCGAGGTGCAATTGTTTCGGAAATGTCACCGCAACAAGTCCGTGCTTTATTTGACACAAGTAGTTTATTTTTAGGGCAAATTGTACAGCGTATCAGCGAAACATGGCGTAATCACGAAGCAGAAGGATTACAAAAGTTGATGCAACAACTCAATGAGCATGTCAAAAATAGCAATACTGAAAAATTTTATGACAGTATTTTTCAATATTTGGCTGAACAGCAAGATATGGTGGGCAATCCCTACCTGATGAAGTTTTATAAAGAATTGTTACCTTCTTTACGCAGAAGCTATTTTTTAACCTTAAATACCTCAAGACGTGAGCTGCAAGAGGCTTTAGAGCTAATAAAACTTGTGATTGATGCAATTTTGATCCGAAAATCACAACAAGCTACTTTATTTATGGAAGATTTTTGTCGACACTTGCGTAATCTCGTGTTGGAGTCGCTGACACGTATGAAACAAATCGAACTCGCATGGGCGAGGAGATCACGTCGCTAG